Proteins encoded in a region of the Rutidosis leptorrhynchoides isolate AG116_Rl617_1_P2 chromosome 9, CSIRO_AGI_Rlap_v1, whole genome shotgun sequence genome:
- the LOC139868851 gene encoding uncharacterized protein: protein MRLALSTKNKVGFIDATLVRNIEDPVLASQWDRCNSVVLSWILGSISEDLYCGQIFFIVASTVWNELKETYDKIRSNILLRDPIHDAKTAFAVISREESHRRIVSNPLSNKTQNYVFYSQAGNTGYSQPSHSNYRNKNNRGPNPNLKCTKCNKLGHIIDRCFEIGYPSHFKKLVQSNKSFNSNNVVSTTDVSSNDNASPSYLNLSSDQIIKLLSLLNYAPAQSSNDCANMEGANQHMAVSEKDLFNIVDISDFNLKVSHPNGTEVKVRKIGNMKLSSIIILYDVLVVPGYCIFGDNLCFNVTSCESVVLWHCRLGHPSSPFDVPCEICLKAKQTRDVFPLSEHKTKDLGDLLHLDLWRPYRVTSRKGFRFFLTVVDDYTRVVWVYMLKTKNEVFENLSELISLIQNQFNKRDKVIRSDNGTEFCNSQMDNLVDQNPNNEGKEVSNVDNQVATSADSSSSADEGNLGNTCDDTDHDIPEGNVFNQNIFENMDEPISIRKSSRVSVMPRKFDDFIVEGKVKYGVEKVVNYSNLCHENLCFVSSLNKSIEPKHYHRAVNDPNWVAAINDEMEALYRNNTWILTELPENRKSIGCKWIYKIKYKFTGEIERSNFFEIDLHFVRNKCSTGVIEIVQIDSEN, encoded by the exons ATGAGATTAGCTTTGTCAACTAAAAACAAAGTAGGATTTATTGATGCTACTTTAGTTAGAAACATTGAAGATCCTGTTCTTGCTAGTCAATGGGATAGGTGTAATTCTGTTGTGCTTTCTTGGATTCTTGGTTCTATATCTGAAGATCTTTATTGTGGtcaaattttttttattgttgctTCTACTGTTTGGAATGAACTTAAAGAAACATATGATAAG ATTAGAAGTAATATTCTTCTTAGAGATCCAATTCATGATGCTAAAACTGCTTTTGCAGTTATATCTAGGGAAGAATCTCACAGAAGAATTGTTTCTAATCCTCTTTCAAACAAAACTCAAAATTATGTGTTTTATTCTCAAGCAGGGAATACTGGATATAGTCAACCTAGTCATTCTAATTACAGAAACAAAAATAATAGAGGACCTAATCCTAATCTAAAATGTACTAAGTGTAATAAGTTAGGTCACATTATTGACAGATGTTTTGAAATTGGCTATCCTTCTCATTTTAAAAAACTTGTTCAGAGTAATAAATcttttaatagtaataatgttgTCTCTACTACTGATGTTTCTTCTAATGATAATGCTTCACCTAGCTATCTTAATCTTAGTAGTGACCAAATTATTAAACTTCTAAGTCTCTTGAATTATGCTCCTGCTCAGTCTTCTAATGATTGTGCTAATATGGAAG GGGCTAATCAACATATGGCTGTATCTGAAAAAGATCTTTTTAATATTGTTGACATATCTGATTTTAATCTTAAAGTTTCTCACCCTAATGGTACTGAAGTCAAAGTTAGGAAAATTGGAAATATGAAACTATCATCTATAATTATTTTGTATGATGTGTTAGTTGTTCCTGGTTATTGTATCTTT GGTGATAATTTGTGCTTTAATGTTACTTCTTGTGAGTCTGTTGTCTTATGGCATTGCAGACTTGGTCACCCTTCAAGTCCT TTTGATGTTCCATGTGAAATTTGTTTAAAAGCTAAACAAACAAGAGATGTTTTTCCTTTAAGTGAACATAAAACTAAAGATTTAGGAGATTTATTACATTTGGACTTATGGAGACCTTATAGAGTTACTAGCAGAAAGGGTTTTAGGTTTTTCTTGACTGTTGTTGATGATTATACTAGAGTTGTTTGGGTTTATATGCTTAAAACTAAAAATGAAGTTTTTGAAAACTTGTCTGAATTAATTTCTTTAATTCAAAACCAGTTTAACAAAAGAGATAAAGTTATTAGATCTGACAATGGAACTGAATTTTGTAATAGTCAAATGGATAATCTG GTGGATCAAAATCCCAATAATGAAGGGAAAGAGGTGTCAAATGTTGATAACCAGGTAGCAACATCCGCTGATAGTTCATCTTCAGCAGATGAAGGTAACCTTGGTAACACATGTGATGATACTGATCATGATATCCCTGAGGGTAATGTTTTTAACcaaaatatttttgaaaatatggaTGAGCCTATTTCTATTAGAAAGTCTAGCAGGGTGTCTGTTATGCCAAGAAAATTTGATGATTTTATTGTTGAAGGGAAAGTTAAATATGGTGTTGAAAAAGTTGTTAATTATTCTAACTTGTGCCATGAAAATCTGTGTTTTGTTTCTAGTTTAAATAAATCTATTGAACCAAAACATTATCATCGGGCTGTTAATGACCCAAATTGGGTTGCAGCCATTAATGATGAAATGGAAGCTTTGTATAGGAACAATACATGGATATTAACCGAACTACCTGAAAATAGAAAATCCATAGGATGTAAATGGATATATAAGATTAAGTACAAGTTTACAGGAGAAATTGAAAGGTCAAATTTTTTTGAAATTGACTTACATTTTGTAAGGAATAAATGTTCTACTGGTGTCATTGAGATTGTACAAATTGATTCTGAAAATTAA